A genomic window from Glycine soja cultivar W05 chromosome 10, ASM419377v2, whole genome shotgun sequence includes:
- the LOC114370591 gene encoding transcription repressor OFP13-like produces MGKKSLKLPSLFKTKEPPRNQHHHHHHNHNPNHPWQFMPSCGHSKTLSFRGGDDDMFKTVNSVFFDPSAESTIETPKSWFTTSSESASISTESEDYHYCDGESLEMLVRGVRSERLFFEPGDTSSILEKAKASGFPFKESVVLAMESEDPYEDFKRSMEEMVESHGVRDWEGLEELLTWYLRVNGRNNHGFIVGAFVDLLFSLAASNGSITCSDSTSYSSAVSSFASSPLSGQNEIVEHGIGNENDGAVTS; encoded by the coding sequence ATGGGAAAGAAATCTTTGAAGTTGCCCTCTCTTTTCAAAACCAAAGAACCCCCAAGAaatcaacatcatcatcatcatcataatcataatcctaATCATCCATGGCAATTCATGCCCTCTTGTGGCCACTCAAAGACCCTCTCTTTCCGAGGTGGAGATGATGACATGTTCAAGACAGTTAACTCTGTGTTCTTCGACCCTTCAGCTGAGAGCACTATTGAAACTCCAAAGTCATGGTTCACAACCTCATCTGAATCTGCAAGCATCTCAACTGAGTCAGAAGACTACCACTACTGTGATGGGGAGTCTTTGGAGATGTTGGTACGTGGTGTGAGGTCAGAGAGGCTTTTTTTCGAACCTGGTGACACAAGTTCCATCTTGGAAAAGGCCAAGGCTAGTGGTTTTCCCTTCAAAGAAAGTGTGGTCCTAGCTATGGAGTCAGAGGACCCTTATGAGGATTTCAAGAGATCAATGGAGGAGATGGTTGAGTCTCATGGAGTTAGAGATTGGGAAGGCTTGGAGGAGCTTTTAACTTGGTACTTAAGGGTCAATGGTAGAAATAATCATGGGTTTATAGTGGGTGCTTTTGTTGATTTACTCTTTAGTTTAGCAGCTTCTAATGGTTCTATCACTTGTTCTGATTCAACTTCATATTCTTCTGctgtttcttcttttgcttcttcCCCCTTGAGTGGCCAGAATGAGATTGTTGAGCATGGGATTGGGAACGAAAATGATGGTGCTGTAACATCTTAG
- the LOC114369508 gene encoding serine/threonine protein phosphatase 2A 57 kDa regulatory subunit B' beta isoform-like, giving the protein MFNKIIKLAHKKCSKLEFLENGQQFYEVVIKHASRSATATPATVNSDSQHPPPSSLLPNPTAIESLPPLRDVDVSERPALFLRKIQVCCFLCDFSDVLKYVYEKETKRQTLEELVEIIQSGSFGFTENQEDLINMVSVNIFRCFPPSSLNTQNVDPEDDEKYQEPSWPHLQLVYEILLRYIVSPETDIKTSKRYIDHIFVLKLIELFDSEDQHEREYLKTILHRIYGKFMVHRPFIRTAINNVFYRFIFETQRHNGIAELLEILGSIINGFALPMKEEHKLFFIRTLIPLHKPKTFSSYNQQLSYCVVQFVEKDNRLADPVIKGMLKYWPVTNYQKEVFFLAELEEIIEAIQYPEFVHCTVSLFRQIGRCLNSPHFQVAERALYLWKNEQIISIVSQNRNVILPVIFEALENNLKSHWNRAVLGLTANVRKMFLEMDAELFEECQKQYLEKEARARELEEKRELTWKKLEAVAAQAVRDDMVLVK; this is encoded by the exons ATGTTCAACAAGATCATAAAGCTCGCCCACAAGAAATGCTCCAAACTCGAATTCCTCGAAAACGGACAGCAATTCTACGAAGTAGTCATCAAACATGCGTCTCGTTCCGCCACCGCCACCCCCGCTACCGTCAATTCCGATTCTCAACACCCTCCACCGTCGTCGCTTCTTCCCAACCCAACCGCAATTGAGTCACTACCGCCACTGCGAGACGTCGACGTTTCGGAACGCCCGGCTCTGTTCCTCCGCAAAATCCAAGTGTGTTGCTTCTTGTGCGATTTCTCAGATGTCCTCAAGTACGTTTACGAGAAGGAAACTAAGCGCCAAACACTCGAGGAGCTCGTCGAAATCATCCAATCAGGCTCCTTCGGATTCACCGAAAATCAAGAAGACTTGATCAACATGGTCTCCGTTAACATTTTCCGTTGTTTCCCTCCATCATCTCTCAACACACAGAATGTGGATCCTGAAGACGATGAAAAATATCAGGAACCATCGTGGCCGCATTTGCAGCTTGTGTATGAAATCCTTTTGCGTTACATTGTGTCGCCCGAGACTGATATCAAGACTTCCAAGCGCTACATTGACCACATCTTTGTCTTGAAGCTCATTGAGTTATTTGACTCCGAGGACCAGCACGAGCGCGAGTATTTGAAGACCATTCTTCACCGCATTTATGGCAAGTTCATGGTGCACAGGCCCTTCATAAGGACAGCCATCAACAATGTGTTCTATCGGTTTATATTTGAAACGCAGAGGCATAATGGTATTGCCGAGTTGCTGGAGATTCTGGGAAGTATTATCAATGGCTTTGCATTGCCAATGAAAGAGGAGCACAAGCTGTTTTTCATTCGGACTCTTATACCGCTTCACAAACCAAAAACTTTTTCCTCTTATAACCAACAACTGTCTTATTGCGTGGTTCAGTTTGTTGAGAAAGACAACAGGCTGGCTGATCCTGTGATCAAGGGGATGTTGAAGTACTGGCCTGTCACGAATTACCAAAAGGAAGTGTTTTTTCTTGCAGAATTGGAAGAGATTATTGAGGCAATTCAATATCCTGAGTTTGTACATTGCACAGTCTCTCTTTTTAGGCAGATTGGACGCTGCCTTAACAGTCCTCACTTTCAG GTTGCTGAACGAGCACTTTACTTGTGGAAAAATGAGCAGATTATAAGTATAGTATCCCAGAATCGAAATGTTATATTGCCAGTAATCTTTGAAGCTCTGGAAAATAACTTGAAAAGCCATTGGAACCGAGCAGTGCTTGGGCTAACAGCCAATGTGAGGAAGATGTTTCTGGAGATGGATGCCGAATTGTTTGAAGAGTGTCAAAAACAGTACTTAGAGAAGGAAGCCAGGGCTAGAGAGTTGGAAGAGAAGAGGGAGTTAACATGGAAGAAATTGGAGGCAGTGGCTGCACAAGCCGTGAGGGATGACATGGTTTTGGTTAAGTAA